The sequence below is a genomic window from Paramisgurnus dabryanus chromosome 4, PD_genome_1.1, whole genome shotgun sequence.
gaattcatgtcatgattgctgaatactttacattactgcactgtggtcattacttgcacagatgtagacataatgtaaggttgcattttaaacaaactatttttttcaccctgattaactgtctgttaatgaaaagaagatttaatgtgaactacagaaacgtcaataaacgttgttcaggaaacagcatgatatacataccatcttcaacactgggattttttggcaaaattaaattaagaattaaatattaattgcatattcttcaatgttataaagtaaatatggattcatatatgttacaaaGTGATTTTCTTGATATATGTtacaaagtgatttttttgacaaagactttaacagttactgtttattaggctctaggacataaggaattgtttattatagtacattaaatttgggatggcaccgggggtggcgagtcagatgtcactgagtaacgtgcatactgagttgtctgttggttatgtcaagtaaacagtgataaacagttttaatgcgaccattttatttatgtccccaccaatgccaggagcaaacctacgcccttggttcggtcagagttgtgcaaatcactccgcccaagtagcagtgcttcatcttctgagaatatagttctcagtatatatactgttaaaagatggctgtgtctcatatgaccttgttaattGTACACgttgtgactatacaaatcacaacacataaataggaaaatgtttgcattatgttgtcacttattgggagcagttttgCTAGTTGGAGCCAttaacttccagtctttgtgctaagctaagctagcgggggctgcgtcagacagagttacagtacgcacggagatgagaaaggtatgtatggacttatctaactctgggggatacggtgaataagctaaattcccaaaatgtgggcgtgttcctttaaatttcAGCTTTACTATTGCGACTGGACCTCATAAAACTTAACATCTGTGTCTTGATAACATTGAACCTTTTCTTGAGAGAAGATGATCTTGGGGAACCAAGTTGATAATTCTTCAGGTGATTGTGTTGATATGAGCTCATAAATGAAACATTGTAACCAGCTATTTAattacagcatttttttatatatataaaaataaagcataCAAACCATCTTTTAGTCAATACAGGAAAAATTTGATCTGTTTGAAAAGGTAAACCTAGAAAATATTCCTGAAGACTTGACAGAAGTTAGAAGCAAACAATAAATGTGACAATAAAAACAGACAAACATACGGTGTCTCTTAATTTCTAGAGGGAATTCTGCAAACAAAACATGAATATTTGAAAGATATGAAGTGTATTTGCTGTGGATTGCTACATGCAAtccataacaaacaaaaaccTAACATGTTTCTGTTTGACACTGGACAATGAAACAAAAGGAAATAAATGAAGAAACAGctgaaatatttttaattttagaGGTTTGTCCATAACAGCACCCAGaaaccaaaaatgtaaataaatgaaagTTTTTGCTCATGCATTTATAAATGACAATGTAAATGTTATATGATACTGACATCTTGTGgcctttttttaaatgcatgacaTATAATCAGACAATAAAGTTATCCGTTTCATCAGACATCCACAGCTGAAATGTTTTTTGAAGTAAAATGTCATGAAGATCAGATtatcatttaataaaattttaacaGGGCCAGGAACCCTGAGAGATAAGATATATTTAAACttaattatattttgtaaattcTCATGTGTATATTCCTCTAAATATTCTGCTGTGAATGGAATGAAATGAAACAGTGGTGAATTTATAAAGGTTACATGATGTTTTCCAGATGTGGATAAAATGCGGGAATTGCTATGGTATGGTACCCATTGTTGGTATACCATGATAAAAACGAAATGAATATAATTGTGTGCAGTACTTATTATATGGCACTCCAAGGTACTTTAAAGAATACCAGAGTACCATTGTGCTTTTGGTACTTAAAGTTAGTTATAGTTGATAAACTTGTCACCTATCTTAGCTTCACTCCATTTATCAGATCTGTGTTTCCTAGTACAAGAGATGCTAGTGTGTGACACATGATCTGTGAAGTGACATCATCtctgatagagaaacattgaaCTGTTGAGAGTATAAAGAAATTATCATGGACTAACAGCAGTAAACCAGATACTTAaactacatttatgcatttggcagacgcttttatttCATCAGCATTTGTGTGCATCACCCTATATACTGTCATCTACTTACAATCCAATTTGTCAGTAAAAACAAATAGAGGTAACATCAAGTGACATCTAAGGCGCCGTGCCAttgttacattttccaagtatTAATTTTAGACCACTAAATTGGATATTAGGGATAAGTGGATGTATTTCAGGTACAATTTATACCTCAAAGGGAATACCCAGTGTTTAAAATTTTTGAGTATTTGTGTAAACTCTTTCATGCCTCAACAATAAAAACAGACATAGATATCCAGACAGAGATTATTATAATTCATGCATGAAAgggttaaaacatttttaaaatgagttttgtggagtgtTGTAAAGCCGTTCACCTACTATAATAATGAATACTAAttcgttacatttatatagcgcttttctgcagcacttaaagcgctttacatatgaatgggagaatcttctcaaccaccaccaatgtgcagcatccacctggatgatgcgacggcagccgtGTTGCGccatattataatatatatatatatatatatatatatatatatatatatatatatatatatatggggatgattagtaggacaatgggcaagtttggccaggatgccggggcacacccctactctttttcgaatgacatcctgggatttttaatgaccacagagagtcaggacctcggattaacgtctcatccgaaagatggtgctttttgacagtatagtgtccctgTCACTTTACTGGGGTGTGGTTAACAGTTTTCTTTCTCTGTGCTATGGTTTGTCAGTGCACTGCTGTTAAACTGCGTTAAAAGCTAAATAAAACTCTGTACTGTGGTTTATTCTTCCTGCAAATAGATGTTTGTATTGGCAGTTTTTTGCTGCTTCCCCTTGTATGTATGTTCTATTTTTCACTTCCTCGTCATATTCTGTCCTTAGGTGGCTGTTGTTGGTTGATGGTGATATTTGGATATTTGCAAGTAAATGAAAGTAAATAAGTCAGTATGATCAGTGGATGTTGCTGTGTGCTGCTGCTTGCACTTGTCGCTGCAGTTTTAGGTTTGTgctttttaatctgtttaactTTAAACTTGAGGGTGTAATACTGAATAATTACTATTACCATGTTGAGATACCACGCTAgatgatgttttcctttaatgagCTGTCATTGATCATTGACTCTATATGAACATATTGTCTGTGTTCACAGGCGTGGGTGTAAAAAAGAAAGTGGGCAGTGAAGTTCGTTTTAAACCTGACATCACTGCAGGATCATCTCTTAAAGACAGCAGCATCACATGGAAATATACGAAAGGTTTTGATGTGATGAAGGTAATTGAATGGGACAATGATTTTAAGACTTTAGAAAGTCTGATGCCTAAATTCAAGACTCGTGTAGCTCTCGATAGGACCACTGGAGAACTCACTATAAGAGATTTACAGCTGGAGCATACGGGAAGTTACTCCATTGAGATCAACAATAAAGAGGAGAAAAGAATCAGCTTGACTGTTATGGGTGAGTAAATATAAATATCatagaaatattattattatcattactgTTATTGTTCTgctaatgttttaaaagtatatttacaaaaGGAGCTGGAAACCAACTAAAAATGTTATGGCATCAAATGGTAAAACCATGTATGGCATATCAGTTGGTACTTAATGTATGGTACTGAAATGTATACAACATAGTATTTACACGGTACTTCCAAAAATACGACAGTATCAGCATGGTACATGTCTAAAATACCATACTGTTGTACTTTTGGGATATCTTTTCCACCACAATAAGCTTCCTCTACAACAGGTTTATTAAAGTATAGCATTATCTAGTAGCAtccagtgttgggtaagttactcaaaaaaagtaattcaTTACTAGTTACTGTAAGAATTTATAGTCAGCCTTGACAAAGATTCCACTCCAATTTAGCTGTTGAATAAAGCTCATCCCTCTAAAAGGCTTGATAATCATAAAAGGAAATCTCAGTTCAAGCAATACAATAATATAACCTGAAGTAATATTTTCTTAGTATGGAAGCAAATGTGAGACTTCTTTAACCAACGCAGGTCAAAGAGGGCTCATGATAGAAAGACATCTATCTAAACATTATCTGATCACttgagcccttttcacacagacattccggaaaatacacgtaaaatgcatcctggatttttccggaatggttagtttttgttcattcacactgccaagattacacggcatctgatggtcccggaaagacacgtgacctgttgaaagtcccgccctctcttctacgcagcagcgtctgaagtttgcaaagtatttattattcctctctccagaaacaactcgcgtgcatttttgtttataataagactacaaaggagcgcgtgaatgcacagttctatgctggtgaatgatctcagcttcagagtgaaTATTTGACGagccctgatctctgctttaatacagttttcagacatttctcatcgtgattgtttatatgcatttaaaccccgcattttgaggagctaaACGATATATCTTGGTGGGATGACGCGCGGgtattttcatttattataagctcaaatgagcacgtgacgcgatattcttttatgctgctgatgatctccgtttcaacgcagtaaatgacaagctaacttacctgatatctgcttcagtccagtttgctgacatttctcgtcgtgaatgttgtaaatccatcattttaaagagttgaaccaacttcatgttgccatgacacgcgcgtcctccatacggcacgtgcgtcattgtttatgcgtctcatatatcatttcctgataactgcttcaatctagtttgcaacatttctcgtggtgaatttttatatgcatgttatctctcgttgtaaggagctgaaccataacttgtgttgtgatgatgacgtgcgcgtcctcacttcgacacgcccaTTATGGCATTCTTGCGgctttttgttcacacagagggttacccgcgtatcttactaggtcctcttttcGGCAGCGATCCaagaagattaacggaacgagtttttgttcacacagacgcttgtctagcaaattttacgggtattttctggtaccagaggtctgtgtgaatggggttttggTTGAGCACACAGTTGGATACTACAATGACCCATTTGGGCACAGTGGGAGATATAGAGGTCATTTGTAGTATTAgtcttaatttacatttaaagtcaTACTTCATTAGCATTAGGGGTGGGAAAATAGGTATGAAACTATAAAGTGTTATGGCTGACTTTGCTCAGGGTTCACTCCAACTCCGATGAACCCAGAGTGCTTCATGTACTTTGCTACTGCTTCGATTGAATAAACTACTTTTTGATTGAGACCGTCAACGTCCTCctcatttttttcttacattactaattacatcttcaatcatgtaattagattactttacaaattactctctccaaaaatttaattacttattactaattactttctaaatcctatttagtacAAGATGCAAGGATAGGCTTGAAATGGCTTgaagaaataatatataaaagtacatcaatTGTTCTGGTCCCACTTCCATCTATTAACtaactattaactacttttgcctTAATATACTCCAActactgcttattaatactaAAGAAGTTGTTAATTTTAAGTAGTGGTAGAAATGggaataaggttttgcagaatccggcattaatatgtgctattaagtattaataaacagccagcatctcattaatattaatgctaataatcaaccagttaatagtgagaatgTAAACTTAAACCATGTTAAATCCAGTGGCAGAGCTAGACTTTTAAAACTGGGGTGGCAAAGGGGTGGCAAGGTATTATTTTGGGGGGTCAATATACAAAGTGTTCaattacactaaaaataaataattttccaCAAAGTGtatatagattaaattaaattaaagcttATCTATTTAGAACACAGTTTTTTCTATAGTCTAGTTTAAAGATGCTTTtagatgtgtgtgtatgtgtgtgttacatTCATGATGTATGTTGTCTTGCACTtatctttttttgggtgttgaCCCATTTGCAGACAAAGAAACGGAGAGAGGCAGCTTGAGCATTTATTTAAGAGGAATCTCTCTGGTTCTTTCCCTCGCGagttttaaacctttattcTTGGTCTGATGTGTCTTAATTGTTGTTATGGTAAATTGAATAAACCTAAcaacatgtttttattgttttaagcatctTTATGCAGGCGTGACGGTATTAGTCAAGTTTCACAAGACTAGTAATGCTCATTGAAGTATAAATGCTAAGCACTAAAGTGCAATGTCTCCCTTACTCGCCGTTAAAACAGTaccatgtttaatttaataccaATAAAAGCCGTTACATACCAGCAAAACGCTCTTCATTGATCATGTGTGTGCTGCCACGTTATGTTTTGGAGCATGAAGGAGCTGCGTGTCagcttaaccaataggcttgttcgacttcaagcGGCGCctcaagaatcgacagccggattacgtcaaagtaccgcgagagcgattcacaaaatcatacggaggagtttgcttttaagtTGCTCCcgtggaactttgacgtcaccggctgtcggttcttgccgcatgaagtcgaacaagcctaatgaAAAGTGTAGCAGCGCATTCACATCCGCTGGgagatttgagaaatgttcgtaAAAATCAAACAGTGTAATGTTTTCAGCAGGGTGGCAACAGGGGTGGCAAGGATTTCGTCTGGGGTGGCAATTGCCACCCCAATTAcccctctggctccgccactggTTAAATCCACTATTGTATTATAGTATACATAATTGTTTTAGTGTCCATACACAGTATTAAGTTACATcagaagtaactgtaattaGATTACAAGGAAAAAaagagtaatcccttactttacatTATCAAgggaaaagtaattaaattaaagaaacgaattacttagtaactagttacacccaacactggtaGCATCACAGTATGACAGTACTGCCAGCAATACAGGGTTAATTAaatttctcttcaacaaagaaAGTTGTCATAATCAATTAGTATCTgtcatttcatatttttatgataCGACATTTAATTGCTGttgtttttattcatattttcatttttaatcatacatttacaaaacaaGCATATAAGCTAGATTATGACTTGATTTATTTGTGAAGAGAACaaatgaaacaaataaatgaaagttTGTTTTTCTGCAGTGACAGCGGTATAACATGCTAACTTGAACAGACAAATATATCATATGaacaaaacaatattatttgaagggcacctattatgcaaaatccacttttacaaggtgtttggatataatgtgtgttggcagtgtcaGTGCGTGAACACAACCACCATACGATGTAAAAATCTTCCTGCTCCTTTGttccattctctgcaagcatgtgaaaaaatagctcattgaaatttggctccccttgtgatgtcagaaggggatcttattataataataataccgccccttaactctttcactgccagcgtttaaaaataaagttgcctgccagcgccagcgtttttcatgattttcacaaaagtttaatgtcttccagaaaatgttcttcttcaaatatataaacatacaatatatcaaatgaaagaacagaccctctgctttcaaaaaaaaaacccgtttcatcctaccttcactagttcttttgtaatcagcttttaaatatgggtaggtttctgcaaaaacaccacattttgagctaaaagcagaaataattccatttttgtgacggactattcatagagttcccattctgagcgatctttaaaacagacacggacatgcagcagcttgccatagggcaatacttccgggtttaaaaagttgtggaaaggcgccacctagtggataatagcggtattgcggaaagacggaaaaactcgtcattggcggggaagcattttctcttgattgacgagctATCTCGTccatggcggggaaagagttaatgtgcactatccaaccactgcattgccatttaatgcagagatcagttcatttgcattttaaaggacacacccaaaaacgtcACATTTACCTACAAGGTGGCAATTTTAACGTatcataataaattatctgtggggtattttgagccaCAGCCGGCGCCTCCTGTCATGGTGCCTGTCTCATCCCCGCTCTGCCACAGCCGGTGCAGCCTCTGCCACAGCCGGtctatctgtcagtctgtcaCGTCCCGTGTCTAGTGTTCCCCTGGGGAGCGTCTGGTATCCGCTCCTTGGGGGGGGTTCTATCATGAttctgccatcttgtcctttgtttaatctagtcttgtggcaggatcatgacagacccatgttttgtgtgggatcaCGTGGTCTCAGTATTGGTTTATCTAGACCACGTGTTCccggtgtcttgtcacttttaccccgCTCTTGTCATCCTCATCCTTATTGTTTAACCCATGTCACCTGTTGTCCTCATTAGTTCTCCCCTATTTAGGTccttggccgtttctcaatatgcgtttctgtctgtacttgtgttcttgtggacttatgaaacgtcatcagtcgcggaccaagtactgttccaaatcAAAGTTAGCATC
It includes:
- the LOC135735452 gene encoding CD48 antigen-like isoform X2; its protein translation is MISGCCCVLLLALVAAVLGVGVKKKVGSEVRFKPDITAGSSLKDSSITWKYTKGFDVMKVIEWDNDFKTLESLMPKFKTRVALDRTTGELTIRDLQLEHTGSYSIEINNKEEKRISLTVMESIPKPKLNQEISSNPVDVMYLTCEYNSMIRWNCSNGEKPQITNLEKPRQGQSLTFKKSGNPDVCCTCTLFNDVSEETSDPLCEKHLFTDPGQGRSYSYRIQVSQTRVS